From Pagrus major chromosome 18, Pma_NU_1.0, a single genomic window includes:
- the LOC141013049 gene encoding uncharacterized protein — MIGSLAALILLSAVYLVRTAEVPPQISLTVADVGGNVTLKCPDSKEDKYFSWYKLPLGYMVQTIAARTHNQLKLQIKNPRFSVREGEDSCFLSIRNVSKDDEATYFCQTGSSYSLSFVNGTFLVVNDHNQQKSVKVKQSPETASVRPGDPVTLQCSLRSKNKENRVQCPGEPSVFWFRAGSGGSHPNIIYTHSNSSCGRKERSCIYKLSKTIQSTADNGTYYCAVVTCGEILFGGGTKVNTRSELDPVVLVLGVLLACCVSVITGLIFYVRRRRVCEHCKAGAGRASPHPGHDKSAVDQSPDRDFFTDSEKTEHVRVTESPG; from the exons ATGATCGGAAGTCTGGCTGCTTTGATTCTTCTAAGTGCAGTGT ACCTCGTTCGAACAGCAGAGGTTCCTCCTCAGATCTCTTTGACTGTGGCTGATGTTGGTGGGAATGTTACTTTGAAATGTCCAGATTCTAAGGAAGATAAATACTTTAGCTGGTATAAGCTGCCTCTTGGATATATGGTCCAAACAATTGCTGCAAGAACTCATAACCAACTaaaacttcaaataaaaaaccCACGTTTTAgtgtcagagagggagaggatagTTGTTTTCTTAGCATTAGAAATGTGAGCAAAGATGACGAAGCGACATACTTTTGTCAAACTGGATCATCGTATTCACTGAGTTTTGTTAATGGCACCTTCCTGGTTGTGAATG ATCATAATCAGCAGAAATCTGTCAAAGTGAAGCAGAGTCCGGAGACAGCATCGGTCCGGCCGGGCGACCCTGTGACTCTCCAGTGTTCACTTCGCTCcaagaacaaagaaaacagagtcCAGTGTCCAGGTGAACCCAGTGTGTTCTGGTTCAGAGCTGGATCAGGAGGATCTCATCCAAACATCATTTACActcacagcaacagcagctgtgGCCGAAAGGAAAGGAGCTGCATCTACAAACTGTCCAAAACTATACAGAGCACCGCTGATAATGGGACCTACTACTGTGCTGTGGTCACATGTGGAGAGATCCTGTTTGGTGGAGGAACCAAAGTAAACACAA GATCAGAGCTGGACCCAGTTGTCCTTGTGCTTGGAGTACTGTtggcctgctgtgtctctgtgatCACCGGACTCATTTTCTACGTACGTCGAAGGAGAGTTTGTGAGCATTGCAAAG CAGGAGCAGGGAGAGCTTCCCCTCATCCTGGACATGACAAGTCGGCAGTGGATCAATCACCTGACCGG GACTTCTTCACAGATTCAGAGAAGACTGAACACGTGAGAGTCACAGAGTCTCCTGGCTGA
- the LOC141013050 gene encoding uncharacterized protein has translation MGAQCGSPHFPAPEPDVTAITQDSPSDPIRPGDSVTLQCSVLSESENKPCPGGHSVFWFRAGSDESNPDPRTSPEARSPQKCVYSFSKNVSSSDAGTYYCAVASCGEILFGNGTKLDTEANMKVFGRSQRARTVLALLCSALALSLVVIAVLTYTVKKKRCHRCDAAALQTDAATTTSDQHSQRIDEDSLIYAVPNFISKSGRSVRRAASTDEAESIYSDIRYSTGDI, from the exons ATGGGCGCTCAATGTGGCTCTCCTCATTTCCCGGCGCCAGAACCTGATGTCACCGCCATCACTCAAGACTCTCCATCTGATCCAATCCGTCCGGGAGACTCGGTGACTCTGCAGTGTTCAGTCCTCTCTGAGTCCGAGAACAAACCGTGTCCAGGAGGACACAGTGTGTTCTGGTTCAGAGCCGGATCAGATGAATCTAATCCTGATCCTAGGACGAGTCCTGAGGCTCGATCTCCACAGAAATGTGTCTACAGCTTCTCTAAGAACGTCAGCTCCTCTGATGCTGGGACTTATTACTGCGCTGTGGCCTCATGTGGAGAGATACTGTTTGGAAATGGAACAAAACTGGACACTGAAG CTAACATGAAGGTGTTCGGTCGTTCTCAGAGGGCCAGAACAGTTCTGGCTCTGTTGTGTTCGGCTCTGGCTTTAAGTCTGGTTGTTATAGCCGTACTGACGTATACCGTCAAGAAGAAGAGGTGCCATCGTTGTGACG ctgctgctctgcagacagacgcTGCAACAACCACCAGTGATCAACACAGTCAGCGG ATAGATGAAGACTCCTTGATTTATGCTGTACCAAACTTCATCAGTAAAAGCGGCCGGAGTGTCAGGAGAGCTGCAAGTACAGACGAGGCAGAAAGCATCTACTCTGATATCAGGTACAGCACGGGAGATATTTAG
- the LOC141013075 gene encoding ribonuclease-like: MRILFAGLLLLSATVLSQDVSLKYRKFIEQHVKGQMSINRCDQEIQSRGITKTNSNECKETNTFIRATTNVIKTICGQAGEPYGDMTRSLQPFDIVVCTLKNQHARRPHCQYRGQARTRRIAIKCEQGFPVHFDGDIVHFEN, translated from the coding sequence ATGCGGATCCTGTTTGCTGGtttgctgctgctttctgctaCCGTCCTCTCTCAGGATGTCTCTCTTAAATACAGAAAGTTTATAGAGCAGCATGTCAAAGGGCAAATGAGCATCAACAGATGTGACCAGGAGATACAAAGTAGAGGCATCACCAAGACCAACAGCAATGAGTGCAAGGAGACCAACACCTTCATCCGAGCCACCACCAACGTAATCAAAACCATCTGTGGGCAAGCAGGAGAGCCGTATGGTGACATGACCAGAAGTCTCCAACCCTTCGACATTGTTGTTTGTACACTGAAAAACCAGCATGCAAGGCGGCCCCACTGTCAGTACCGTGGTCAAGCTCGCACCAGGAGAATTGCAATCAAATGTGAGCAAGGCTTTCCTGTGCACTTTGATGGAGACATTGTACACTTTGAAAACTGA